Proteins encoded by one window of Polaribacter haliotis:
- a CDS encoding sensor histidine kinase, with amino-acid sequence MKLPLINTSYKIPVKYHFIFWGGYFILNFIRWGSYFNDYWYSIKSNLVEFPLHIIIVYFNIYYLFPNFILKKKYYTFFLYFIFSLILLYFVRTGFNYLLVSKNIWPEAEGIQEAFTFNHVLAVVLGEIYVIAFASTIKLMLDWMYEKNRVDNLQAMQLKTELQFLKAQIQPHFFFNTLNNLYALTLTDNKQASDVVLKLSEIMEYILYDAKEPKIRLLKEIKHIQNYIDLEKLRYDDKLIVEFTMQGAISNQKVPPLLFLPFIENCFKHGSKENENLEILIEFELTPNNLLRFSVANNYNPTVKQTKKHGIGNKNIERRLELLFKNKYTLSKVKKDDKYIVDLTIQL; translated from the coding sequence TTGAAATTACCTTTAATAAATACCAGCTATAAAATCCCTGTTAAATATCATTTTATATTTTGGGGAGGCTATTTTATTTTAAATTTTATTAGATGGGGAAGCTATTTTAATGACTACTGGTATTCTATAAAATCGAACTTAGTAGAATTTCCATTACATATAATTATTGTCTATTTTAATATCTATTATTTATTTCCAAATTTTATTCTCAAAAAGAAATACTACACCTTTTTCTTATATTTTATTTTTTCGTTAATATTACTTTATTTCGTTAGAACTGGTTTTAACTATTTATTGGTATCAAAAAATATTTGGCCAGAGGCAGAAGGTATTCAAGAAGCATTTACTTTTAACCATGTTCTAGCAGTTGTTCTAGGTGAGATTTATGTAATTGCATTTGCTTCTACCATTAAATTGATGTTAGATTGGATGTACGAAAAAAATAGAGTAGATAATTTGCAGGCGATGCAACTAAAAACAGAACTACAGTTTTTAAAAGCACAAATACAACCGCATTTCTTTTTTAATACTTTAAATAATTTATATGCATTAACATTAACGGATAACAAACAGGCATCTGACGTTGTTTTAAAATTATCTGAAATAATGGAATATATTTTATACGATGCTAAAGAACCTAAAATTAGACTTTTAAAAGAGATAAAGCACATTCAAAATTATATAGATTTAGAAAAATTAAGGTATGATGATAAATTGATTGTAGAGTTTACAATGCAAGGAGCCATTAGTAATCAAAAAGTACCGCCTTTACTTTTTTTACCTTTTATTGAAAATTGTTTTAAACACGGTTCTAAAGAAAATGAGAATTTAGAAATACTAATTGAATTCGAATTAACACCCAACAATCTTCTAAGATTTTCTGTAGCAAATAATTACAACCCGACTGTAAAACAAACCAAGAAACATGGTATTGGAAACAAAAATATAGAAAGAAGATTAGAGCTTCTATTTAAAAATAAATATACTTTGTCTAAAGTGAAAAAAGACGATAAATATATAGTAGATTTAACCATACAACTATAA
- a CDS encoding SusC/RagA family TonB-linked outer membrane protein, with amino-acid sequence MKKFYTLIVIFSLAFSNNGFAQEKTISGKVTSKTDGALLPGVSVIVQGTTKGTETDFDGKYTIKANVGDVLSFSYLGMKEKTVTVTGSNTIDVSLEDGENQLDEIVVTALGISREKKSLGYAVSNLKGASVSLAKEANVVNSLAGKVAGVVITQSTSGSAGGTRVVIRGNNSITGNNQPLYVVDGVPIDNSGNGSANGNGTSEFSRNDLGTGISDINPDDIESMSILKGPNAAALYGSRASNGVILITTKKGGTGKGLGISFTSNISMQDPLLLPEYQNQYGAGVNGAFAADLNQLKGAGSWGPKFDGSQQLYYTGENRAYSAQPNNVKNFFRTGSNIVNTIAISKATENSSLRFSYSNSKINEILPNSSVDRNNFNLRGFSKITDKFSIDAKVTYFLQDAKNRASQGTEGIMAYLYGLRRNIDINDLKNYQDLSQGYGVIAPTNSGGNPYWILNEDNNEDTRKRFTGFAKAQYEFNSNFKAFVRVGTDVIDQQTERYQATGHHFKPLGTLGYNTYDTSETNYDFLMMYNKDINDDFSLTANFGGNALHATSKFSSIYGEEFKIPGKQYITNTNPERLRVSQSELVEKKVHSLYGSASLSYKGMAYLDITGRNDWSSALAAENRSYFYNSASLSLLLNKMFNIESENINFTKLRLSYAKVGNDTDAHQIVNLFNVAANGYLGNISVAAPTTKFSKSLKPEDVTSTEIGFEIKAFKNRLFADFAYYSINSKDLIFNVPVDPATGFQFFRQNVGEITNKGFEVMIGGTPIRNENFDWSISANIAGNKNKLESLIDGQDFFQFTTSNNGVVDVRAQVGEGFGDIYGTDWLRTDDGKLLLTAAGRPQATSERVKLGNYQPDFTGGITNTFNYKNFSLNFLVDFRIGGQIYSATDAALDNSGASIRSLKYRDGGVTLDGVIDNNGTLTQNTTNITAQEYWGSASGVASEYVYDQTNARLREVSATYRLSSKALQDTFINAASVSLTGRNLFFFFRDSKNFDPESSYSTSNFAQGVLYYNLPTTSSVGLSLNIKF; translated from the coding sequence ATGAAAAAATTTTACACACTAATTGTAATTTTTTCTTTGGCTTTTTCCAATAATGGATTTGCCCAAGAAAAAACGATTTCAGGTAAAGTAACATCAAAAACAGATGGAGCACTTTTACCTGGAGTAAGCGTTATTGTACAAGGTACAACAAAAGGAACCGAAACAGACTTTGATGGGAAATACACCATTAAAGCAAACGTTGGCGATGTTTTAAGCTTTTCTTACTTAGGTATGAAAGAGAAAACAGTAACTGTAACAGGATCTAATACAATTGATGTCTCTCTAGAAGATGGAGAAAATCAATTAGACGAAATTGTAGTAACTGCATTAGGTATTAGCAGAGAGAAAAAATCTTTAGGTTATGCTGTTTCCAATTTAAAAGGAGCATCAGTTTCTTTAGCGAAAGAAGCCAATGTTGTTAATTCTTTAGCAGGTAAAGTAGCTGGAGTTGTAATTACACAGTCTACATCTGGTTCTGCTGGAGGTACTAGAGTTGTTATTAGAGGAAATAACTCTATAACAGGTAATAACCAACCATTATATGTAGTAGATGGTGTTCCAATAGATAACTCTGGAAATGGTTCTGCAAATGGAAATGGAACATCAGAATTTTCTAGAAATGATTTAGGTACAGGTATTTCTGATATTAATCCAGATGATATAGAATCTATGTCTATTTTAAAAGGACCAAATGCAGCTGCATTATATGGTTCTAGAGCAAGTAATGGTGTAATTCTTATTACTACAAAAAAAGGTGGTACAGGAAAAGGTTTAGGTATTTCATTTACTTCGAACATTTCTATGCAAGATCCTTTATTATTGCCAGAATATCAAAATCAATATGGAGCAGGAGTTAATGGCGCTTTTGCAGCAGACTTAAACCAGTTGAAAGGTGCTGGATCTTGGGGGCCAAAATTCGATGGTTCTCAACAATTATATTATACAGGAGAAAACAGAGCTTACTCTGCGCAACCAAACAATGTTAAAAACTTTTTTAGAACAGGTTCTAATATTGTAAACACAATAGCAATTAGTAAAGCAACAGAAAACTCTTCTCTACGTTTTTCTTATTCCAATTCTAAAATAAACGAAATTTTACCAAACTCTTCAGTAGATAGAAATAATTTTAATTTAAGAGGATTCTCTAAAATTACAGATAAGTTTTCTATAGATGCTAAAGTTACTTACTTTTTACAAGATGCTAAAAATCGTGCAAGTCAAGGTACAGAAGGTATTATGGCATATTTATATGGTTTAAGAAGAAATATAGACATTAATGATTTAAAAAATTATCAAGATTTATCTCAAGGATATGGTGTAATTGCTCCAACAAATAGTGGAGGTAACCCATATTGGATTTTAAACGAAGATAATAATGAAGATACAAGAAAAAGATTTACTGGTTTTGCAAAAGCACAATACGAATTTAACAGTAATTTTAAAGCATTTGTAAGAGTTGGTACAGATGTAATAGACCAACAAACAGAAAGATACCAAGCAACTGGGCATCATTTTAAACCATTAGGAACTTTAGGTTATAATACTTACGATACATCAGAAACTAATTACGATTTCTTAATGATGTACAATAAAGATATAAATGACGATTTTAGTTTAACTGCTAATTTTGGTGGAAATGCATTACATGCAACATCTAAATTTTCATCAATTTATGGAGAAGAGTTTAAGATACCTGGAAAACAATACATCACAAATACGAATCCAGAAAGGTTAAGAGTATCGCAATCGGAACTGGTAGAGAAAAAAGTACACTCTTTATATGGTTCTGCTTCTTTATCATACAAAGGAATGGCTTATTTAGACATTACAGGAAGAAACGATTGGTCTTCTGCATTAGCTGCTGAAAACAGATCATATTTTTACAATTCTGCAAGTTTAAGTTTGCTTTTAAATAAGATGTTTAATATCGAATCTGAAAACATAAACTTTACAAAATTACGTTTAAGTTATGCTAAAGTTGGTAATGATACAGATGCACATCAAATCGTAAATTTATTTAACGTTGCAGCAAATGGTTATTTAGGCAATATATCAGTTGCAGCTCCTACTACAAAGTTTAGTAAAAGCTTAAAACCAGAAGACGTAACATCTACAGAAATTGGTTTCGAAATAAAAGCCTTTAAAAACAGGCTTTTCGCAGATTTCGCATATTATTCTATAAATTCTAAAGATTTAATTTTTAATGTTCCAGTAGATCCTGCAACAGGGTTTCAGTTTTTTAGACAAAATGTTGGAGAAATTACAAACAAAGGTTTTGAGGTTATGATTGGAGGTACTCCAATTAGAAACGAAAACTTCGACTGGAGTATTTCTGCAAACATTGCAGGAAATAAAAATAAATTAGAAAGTTTAATTGACGGGCAAGACTTTTTCCAATTTACAACAAGTAATAATGGAGTTGTAGATGTAAGAGCACAAGTTGGCGAAGGTTTTGGAGATATTTATGGTACAGATTGGTTAAGAACAGATGATGGTAAACTTTTATTAACTGCTGCTGGACGTCCACAAGCAACTTCAGAAAGAGTTAAATTAGGAAATTATCAGCCAGATTTTACTGGAGGTATTACAAATACATTTAATTACAAAAACTTTAGTTTAAATTTCTTAGTAGATTTTAGAATTGGTGGTCAAATTTATTCTGCAACAGATGCAGCTTTAGACAATAGTGGTGCATCTATTAGATCTTTAAAATATAGAGATGGAGGTGTAACTTTAGATGGTGTTATAGATAATAATGGTACTTTAACACAAAACACAACAAATATCACTGCTCAAGAATATTGGGGATCTGCATCTGGTGTTGCATCAGAATATGTTTACGACCAAACAAATGCTAGATTAAGAGAAGTAAGTGCTACTTACAGATTATCATCGAAAGCATTACAAGACACATTTATAAACGCTGCGTCTGTAAGTTTAACAGGAAGAAATTTATTCTTTTTCTTTAGAGATAGTAAAAACTTCGATCCAGAAAGTAGTTATTCTACAAGTAACTTTGCACAAGGTGTATTATATTATAACCTACCTACAACAAGTAGTGTTGGGCTTAGTTTAAATATTAAATTTTAA
- a CDS encoding SusD/RagB family nutrient-binding outer membrane lipoprotein, protein MKTIKIILYSALFLVTVSCTGDFDEINTKQNGFESSELSAKFFITETQYQLYAPGRFEYWRAHLIHADRFAGQFTFGHDVSWWSDGLSYTYNGGYTDASWGWFSNYFGKVKNFLELTKPGGDFENDRMYATGLIIKSLYYQMYTDTFGMIPYSEAGVEGNLTPKYDSQQEIYTGIIADLDEAMTIIGSQTSTGVLVDDLGNNDLYCGGDLQKWKKLANTLKLRIGMRALGATGENFATTTINEALNNPLLDDTTGSVTMEKDVKIGQFGSGAYGDVWTNFGGGSDWTMGATLINSLKKNNDPRLSIYAAPAPGGEFVFEKSASNPNYQEQLDFMISNLDEANATYTKTIVGDKTTLVIDANQYIGQPTRLNGLIKPMVKFDMFSKPSSIIIQATGKGVPVYPEIIMTSAEAYFLKAEAAVRGIGSGNAQSLFESGIREAMKLWNVPSGDVDTYVTNEAIANISAGTLEEKLEKIATQRWLASYTDGFEAWAVVRDYGYPKELADGVSNTAIFELGTLNGKYPQRLRYGSGAQSNPNYTNAVSTQGADNQGTKLWFAK, encoded by the coding sequence ATGAAAACAATAAAAATAATTCTATATAGTGCTTTATTTCTTGTAACGGTTTCTTGTACAGGAGACTTTGACGAAATAAACACAAAACAAAATGGTTTTGAATCGAGTGAATTAAGTGCAAAGTTTTTTATTACAGAAACTCAATACCAATTATACGCACCAGGAAGATTCGAATATTGGAGAGCACATTTAATTCATGCAGATCGTTTTGCTGGGCAATTTACTTTTGGACACGATGTTTCATGGTGGAGTGATGGATTAAGTTATACTTACAATGGAGGTTATACAGATGCTTCTTGGGGTTGGTTTTCTAATTATTTTGGAAAAGTTAAAAACTTCTTAGAGTTAACCAAACCAGGTGGAGATTTCGAGAATGATAGAATGTATGCTACAGGGCTTATTATTAAGTCTTTATATTATCAAATGTATACAGATACTTTTGGAATGATTCCTTATAGCGAAGCTGGTGTAGAAGGAAATTTAACACCAAAATACGATAGTCAGCAAGAAATTTATACAGGAATTATTGCAGATTTAGATGAAGCAATGACAATAATTGGTTCGCAAACAAGTACTGGAGTTTTAGTAGATGATTTAGGAAATAATGATCTTTATTGTGGTGGTGATTTACAGAAATGGAAAAAATTAGCAAACACACTTAAACTAAGAATTGGTATGCGTGCTCTTGGTGCAACTGGCGAAAACTTTGCAACCACGACAATAAACGAAGCTTTAAATAATCCATTATTAGATGATACTACAGGAAGTGTTACAATGGAGAAAGATGTAAAAATTGGGCAATTTGGAAGTGGTGCTTATGGAGATGTTTGGACCAATTTTGGTGGAGGTTCAGATTGGACAATGGGAGCAACGTTAATTAATTCATTAAAAAAGAATAACGACCCAAGATTATCTATTTATGCAGCTCCTGCTCCTGGTGGAGAATTTGTTTTCGAGAAATCAGCTTCAAATCCAAACTATCAAGAACAATTAGATTTTATGATTAGTAATTTAGACGAAGCGAATGCTACTTACACAAAAACTATTGTTGGAGATAAAACAACATTGGTAATTGATGCTAATCAATATATTGGACAACCAACAAGATTAAATGGATTAATAAAACCAATGGTTAAATTTGATATGTTTAGCAAGCCAAGCAGTATTATTATACAAGCAACTGGAAAAGGAGTTCCTGTATATCCTGAAATAATTATGACAAGTGCAGAAGCTTATTTCTTAAAAGCAGAAGCAGCTGTTAGAGGTATTGGTAGTGGAAATGCGCAAAGTTTATTTGAATCTGGTATTAGAGAAGCAATGAAGTTATGGAATGTGCCAAGTGGAGATGTAGACACTTATGTAACGAATGAAGCTATAGCAAATATTTCTGCAGGAACTTTAGAGGAAAAATTAGAAAAAATTGCAACTCAGCGTTGGTTAGCTAGCTATACAGATGGTTTTGAAGCTTGGGCTGTTGTTAGAGATTATGGATATCCAAAAGAATTAGCAGATGGAGTTTCAAACACTGCTATATTCGAACTAGGAACTTTAAATGGTAAATATCCACAGCGTCTGCGTTATGGAAGTGGAGCTCAATCGAATCCTAACTACACGAATGCTGTTTCTACACAAGGGGCAGATAATCAAGGAACTAAATTGTGGTTTGCTAAATAA
- a CDS encoding beta-N-acetylhexosaminidase has product MKKIISIIIFGLFGYVSFSQNKLSDTFNLMPWPQEITKSNTTFKIDEKLTIFINGKDATERVNKSSVQFLRRLANKTGVFIDEGFPTKNKNASIEINFHSVSNLTTESDESYSLNIDDNKITINAKTDVGAIRGLETLLQLVNFNKKGYYFEGVSITDFPRFVWRGLMIDVARHFQPVAVIKRNLDAMASVKLNVFHWHLTDDQGFRVESKVFPRLQEVATDGLFYTQEQIKDVVKYASNLGIRVVPEFDVPGHASAILAAYPELGSKEGYEYSVERFSGVFHPTLNPAKEVTYLFLETLFTEIAPLFPDEYFHIGGDENEGKHWDENIEIQEFKKKHNLNTNHDLQTFFNIKLEKILKKLGKKLMGWDEILTPSTPTTAVIHSWRGKQEGLKQSTLIEAAKKGYQTVLSNGYYIDRVQSVEKHYNVDPIGNTVLTKEERKRILGAEATMWSELVTPLTIDSRIWPRTAAIAERFWSNKKVNDVNNMQKRLKVVTFQLEELGITHLKNKDVILRNISNSQDIHALKTLTNICEPLKIYSRNKGGTEYKTFSPFTLFADACTPDATDAKAFNKAVVSFLANKSKENQTKLIAFFDLWINNHTKFQKINNNPKTDVLEPLSSNLALLSSILKTGLISGKLSTNNYKKVLKLINKLEKPIADTELVITSKLKKLLVNYKK; this is encoded by the coding sequence ATGAAAAAAATTATTTCAATTATAATTTTTGGTCTATTTGGCTATGTTTCTTTTTCACAGAATAAATTATCAGATACTTTTAATTTAATGCCTTGGCCACAAGAAATTACTAAAAGTAATACTACTTTTAAAATTGATGAAAAACTTACAATTTTTATCAATGGAAAAGATGCAACAGAAAGAGTAAATAAGTCTTCTGTGCAATTTTTAAGAAGACTTGCCAATAAAACAGGCGTTTTTATAGACGAAGGTTTTCCAACAAAAAATAAAAACGCATCTATAGAAATTAATTTTCATTCAGTTTCTAACTTAACAACAGAAAGTGATGAATCTTATTCATTAAACATAGATGATAATAAAATTACAATTAATGCAAAAACAGATGTTGGTGCAATAAGAGGTTTAGAAACACTTTTACAATTGGTTAATTTTAATAAAAAGGGTTATTATTTTGAAGGAGTTTCTATAACAGATTTTCCAAGATTTGTTTGGCGAGGATTAATGATAGATGTTGCACGTCATTTCCAACCTGTTGCAGTTATCAAAAGAAATTTAGATGCCATGGCTTCAGTAAAATTAAATGTTTTTCATTGGCATTTAACAGACGACCAGGGTTTTAGAGTAGAATCTAAAGTGTTTCCAAGGTTGCAAGAAGTTGCTACAGATGGTTTATTTTATACACAAGAACAAATAAAAGATGTAGTAAAATATGCTTCTAATTTAGGGATTAGAGTAGTACCAGAATTTGATGTTCCAGGACATGCATCTGCCATTTTAGCAGCCTATCCAGAGCTAGGTAGCAAAGAAGGTTACGAGTATAGTGTAGAACGTTTTTCAGGTGTATTTCACCCAACTTTAAATCCTGCTAAAGAAGTAACTTATCTTTTTTTAGAAACCTTATTTACAGAAATAGCACCATTATTTCCAGACGAATATTTTCATATTGGAGGAGACGAAAACGAAGGAAAACATTGGGACGAGAATATAGAAATTCAGGAATTTAAAAAGAAACATAATCTAAATACAAATCACGATTTACAGACTTTTTTCAACATTAAATTAGAAAAAATATTGAAGAAATTAGGTAAAAAATTAATGGGTTGGGACGAGATTTTAACTCCATCTACACCAACAACAGCAGTTATTCATTCTTGGAGAGGAAAACAAGAAGGATTAAAACAAAGCACGTTAATCGAAGCTGCGAAAAAAGGCTATCAAACTGTACTTTCCAATGGTTATTATATAGATAGAGTACAGTCTGTGGAAAAACATTATAATGTAGATCCAATAGGAAATACAGTTTTAACGAAAGAAGAGCGCAAAAGAATTTTAGGAGCAGAAGCAACCATGTGGAGCGAGTTAGTTACACCACTAACTATTGATTCTAGAATTTGGCCAAGAACTGCTGCAATTGCAGAACGTTTTTGGTCTAATAAAAAGGTGAATGATGTAAATAATATGCAAAAAAGATTGAAAGTTGTAACTTTTCAATTAGAAGAATTAGGAATTACACATCTTAAAAACAAAGATGTTATTTTAAGAAATATAAGTAATTCCCAAGATATTCATGCACTAAAAACACTTACGAATATCTGTGAACCATTAAAGATTTATTCGAGAAACAAAGGTGGTACAGAATACAAAACATTCTCTCCATTTACTTTATTTGCAGATGCTTGCACTCCAGATGCAACAGATGCAAAAGCTTTTAATAAAGCTGTGGTGAGTTTTTTAGCAAATAAATCGAAAGAAAATCAAACAAAATTAATTGCCTTTTTTGACCTGTGGATTAATAATCATACAAAGTTTCAAAAAATAAATAACAACCCGAAAACCGATGTTTTAGAACCACTTTCGAGCAATTTAGCGTTGTTATCTTCAATCTTAAAAACAGGATTAATTTCAGGTAAATTATCAACAAATAATTACAAAAAAGTTTTAAAATTGATAAACAAATTAGAAAAACCGATTGCAGATACAGAATTGGTAATTACATCAAAATTAAAAAAACTATTAGTAAATTATAAAAAATAA
- a CDS encoding SMP-30/gluconolactonase/LRE family protein, with protein MLKKTFLKALPLLLIGIFSSCKEEQLSNKSTDFTKASLFTSGIEGPAVDSQGNLYAVNFQKEGTIGKVDKNGNASLLIKLPKNSIGNGIRFDKNDNMFIADYVNHNILQVKKGENKVRIYASDSTMNQPNDLAIAPNGNLYASDPNWSNDTGNLWLVKDEKIILLEKDMGTTNGVEVSPNGQKLYVNESVQRNIWVYDINSDGTVTNKKLFKKFTDFGMDGMRCDIEGNLYVCRYGKGTVVMLSPEGNVLREIVLKGKNVTNIAFGGKDKKQCFVTVSDRGCFETFFAEFPGRSF; from the coding sequence ATGTTGAAGAAAACCTTTCTAAAAGCACTCCCACTATTACTTATAGGGATTTTTTCTTCTTGTAAAGAAGAACAATTAAGCAATAAAAGCACCGATTTTACAAAAGCATCTCTTTTTACAAGTGGTATTGAAGGACCAGCTGTAGATAGCCAAGGAAATTTATATGCAGTTAACTTTCAAAAAGAAGGAACTATTGGTAAAGTCGATAAAAATGGAAATGCCTCTCTACTTATAAAACTTCCAAAAAACAGTATTGGAAATGGAATTCGTTTTGATAAAAACGATAATATGTTTATTGCAGATTATGTGAATCATAATATTTTACAAGTAAAAAAAGGCGAAAATAAAGTTAGAATTTATGCATCCGATTCCACTATGAATCAACCGAACGATTTAGCAATTGCACCAAATGGAAATTTATATGCAAGTGACCCAAACTGGTCTAACGATACTGGTAATTTATGGTTAGTAAAAGACGAAAAAATTATTTTATTGGAAAAAGATATGGGAACTACCAATGGTGTTGAGGTAAGCCCAAATGGACAAAAACTGTATGTAAATGAATCTGTACAACGAAATATTTGGGTGTATGACATCAATTCAGATGGAACAGTTACAAATAAGAAACTATTCAAGAAATTTACCGATTTTGGAATGGATGGAATGCGATGTGATATCGAAGGAAATCTATACGTTTGTAGATATGGAAAAGGAACTGTAGTAATGCTTTCTCCAGAGGGAAATGTATTGAGAGAAATTGTTTTAAAAGGGAAAAATGTAACCAATATTGCATTTGGCGGAAAAGACAAAAAACAATGTTTTGTAACAGTTTCAGATAGAGGTTGTTTTGAAACTTTTTTTGCTGAATTTCCAGGAAGAAGTTTTTAA
- a CDS encoding sugar kinase, protein MNQIITFGEVLMRISPLGNRKFVQSNSVEFYFGGTEVNVGISIANFGGNVKHISCISNDFIGDTAISYLNKFDLDTSAIVRSGRPLGVYFLEVGAVMRASSISYNRSHSSFSEIVPSMVNWEKSLENGKWFHWTGITPALNKGSKDTLLEGLKLARKQGMQISADPTYRSGLWKYGEDAKEVLSELINYSTIFIGGINEINELLGTDFSYSNEDFEEASKQLMEKFPSIEKVFDKIRTSINSSWHKIRARMWNGKEFKETEDLDITHIVDRIGTGDAFAAGLIHGLQNFDDFKAMQFASAACAIKHTYLGDVNYANEKDVMTILDGNTTGRLNR, encoded by the coding sequence ATGAATCAAATAATTACATTCGGAGAAGTTCTAATGCGAATTTCACCTTTAGGAAACAGAAAATTTGTACAATCTAATTCTGTAGAATTCTATTTTGGAGGAACAGAAGTAAACGTAGGAATTTCTATCGCAAATTTTGGCGGAAACGTAAAACATATTTCTTGCATTTCTAATGATTTTATTGGAGATACAGCAATTTCTTACCTAAATAAATTTGATTTAGATACTTCTGCAATCGTACGTTCTGGAAGACCTTTAGGTGTTTATTTTTTAGAAGTTGGTGCAGTAATGAGAGCAAGTTCTATTTCTTACAATCGTTCTCATTCTTCATTTTCGGAAATTGTGCCTTCCATGGTAAATTGGGAGAAATCTTTAGAAAACGGAAAATGGTTCCATTGGACAGGAATTACACCAGCTTTAAATAAAGGAAGTAAAGACACTTTGTTAGAAGGCTTAAAATTAGCTAGAAAACAAGGAATGCAAATTTCTGCGGACCCAACTTACAGAAGTGGTTTGTGGAAATATGGCGAAGATGCAAAAGAAGTCTTATCAGAATTAATTAATTATTCAACCATTTTTATTGGCGGAATTAACGAAATAAACGAACTTTTAGGTACTGATTTTTCTTATTCAAACGAAGATTTTGAAGAAGCAAGCAAACAACTAATGGAGAAATTTCCTTCCATAGAAAAAGTGTTTGATAAAATTAGAACTTCCATAAATTCTTCATGGCACAAAATACGTGCAAGAATGTGGAATGGTAAAGAATTTAAAGAAACCGAAGATTTAGATATTACACATATTGTAGATAGGATAGGAACTGGAGATGCTTTTGCAGCAGGTTTAATTCATGGTTTGCAAAACTTCGACGATTTTAAAGCGATGCAATTTGCTTCTGCAGCTTGTGCTATAAAACATACCTATTTAGGTGATGTAAATTACGCAAACGAAAAAGATGTAATGACAATTTTAGACGGAAATACAACAGGAAGATTAAATAGATAA